In Raphanus sativus cultivar WK10039 chromosome 5, ASM80110v3, whole genome shotgun sequence, the following proteins share a genomic window:
- the LOC108833088 gene encoding UDP-glycosyltransferase 71B2, with translation MRLELVFIPSPGDGHIRPLVEVAKLLVDRDENISVTVIIIPQMHGFSSGSSSSYIASLSTTTPSEPRLRYNVLSVLDEPNSDDPKQNFLTYIDNYKPHVRATVDSLTGQPESRLAGFVVDMFCTAMIDVANELGVPSYLFYTSNATFLGLQSHVQYLSDVEKYDVSDLKDSDTTELEVPSLSRPLPVKCFPSVMLSKEWIPLFISQARRFKETKGILVNTFAELEPQAMKFFSGGDYHLPKVYPVGPVLNIKTNSSDSADGKKAEILRWLDEQPRESVVFLCFGSMGGFREEQAKEIAIALERSGHRFLWSLRRAKPKGTMGPPGEFTNLEEILPEGFLDRTAKIGKIIGWAPQSAILANSAVRGFVSHCGWNSTLESIWFGVPIATWPLYAEQQVNAFEMVEELGLAVEIRNSFRADFMAAESELVTAEEIERGIHSLMEMDGEVKGRVKEMSEKSHVALMEGGSSHASILMFIQDVTKNLLNVPKS, from the coding sequence CTCGTCGACCGTGACGAAAACATCTCCGTCACCGTCATCATCATACCTCAAATGCATGGATTCAGCAGcggcagctcttcctcctacaTCGCATCTCTCTCCACCACCACCCCATCTGAGCCCCGTCTTCGCTACAACGTTCTCTCCGTCCTCGATGAGCCAAACTCCGATGATCCCAAACAGAACTTCCTCACCTACATCGATAACTACAAGCCGCACGTGAGAGCCACGGTGGATAGCCTCACTGGTCAACCCGAGTCGCGGCTTGCTGGATTCGTGGTGGACATGTTCTGCACGGCGATGATCGATGTCGCCAACGAGCTCGGGGTTCCGAGCTACCTGTTCTACACCTCCAACGCTACGTTTCTAGGGTTGCAATCTCATGTTCAGTACCTCAGCGACGTCGAGAAATATGACGTCAGCGATTTGAAGGATTCGGACACGACTGAGTTGGAAGTCCCGAGTTTGTCACGTCCTTTACCAGTTAAGTGTTTCCCCTCCGTGATGCTGAGCAAGGAGTGGATACCGCTTTTTATTAGCCAGGCTAGAAGATTCAAAGAAaccaagggtattttggtaaataCGTTTGCTGAATTAGAGCCTCAAGCTATGAAGTTTTTCTCCGGCGGAGATTATCATCTCCCTAAGGTGTATCCAGTGGGACCAGTTTTGAACATTAAAACCAACAGTTCAGATTCAGCAGACGGTAAGAAAGCAGAGATCCTACGGTGGTTGGACGAGCAGCCTCGTGAATCAGTTGTGTTCCTCTGCTTTGGGAGCATGGGAGGATTCCGTGAGGAACAAGCAAAGGAAATAGCAATAGCCCTAGAGCGAAGTGGTCATCGTTTCCTTTGGTCTCTTCGCCGTGCGAAGCCAAAGGGAACGATGGGACCTCCGGGAGAGTTTACAAACCTTGAAGAGATTCTCCCGGAGGGGTTCTTGGACCGGACCGCGAAGATAGGGAAGATTATCGGTTGGGCTCCACAGAGCGCCATACTGGCTAACTCTGCGGTCCGAGGATTCGTGTCGCATTGTGGATGGAACTCAACACTAGAGAGTATCTGGTTCGGTGTTCCGATAGCCACGTGGCCTCTTTACGCCGAGCAACAAGTTAACGCGTTCGAGATGGTGGAGGAGCTAGGGCTAGCGGTGGAGATCCGAAACTCTTTCCGAGCAGATTTTATGGCGGCGGAGTCCGAGTTAGTGACTGCGGAGGAGATAGAGAGGGGGATCCACAGTTTAATGGAAATGGATGGGGAAGTGAAGGGTCGAGTGAAGGAGATGAGTGAGAAGAGCCATGTGGCTTTGATGGAAGGTGGGTCTTCACATGCTTCTATTCTAATGTTCATTCAAGACGTCACAAAAAATCTATTGAATGTTCCCAAATCTTAG
- the LOC130512772 gene encoding UDP-glycosyltransferase 71B2-like, whose amino-acid sequence MKLELVLVPSTSHGHLPPLVEFSKLLVDGHDHLCVTVIIIPPRQELRTPSISSYIASLSTMPRDRLRFIVLSDADRSNSPNTEPDFLSYSESYKPAVKATVAKLYDQARPDLSKLVGFVVDMFCTQMIDVANEFEVPSYLFYPSSAVFLGLQIHMQYLCDVEKYDVGELKDSDTELEEVPFLTRSLPAKCVPSVIVNDELPVVLSHARRFQETKGILIDTFSELEPQAVKFISGGDSHLPTVYAVGPVGLDSVDYKQTEVLRWLDDQPYRSVVFLCFGSMGGFNEEQAKEIAIALERTGYRFIWCLRRAAPTGPPREFTNLEEILPEGFLERTVEIGKVISWAPQRAVLSSPAIGGFVSHCGWNSILESVWFGVPVATLPLYAEQQLNAFEMVEEMGLAVEIRNHFQGEYMAAAETTTELIAAEEIERGIRCLMKQDSDVRDGVKKMSEMSHMAVMDGGSSHAALVKFIQDVTDK is encoded by the exons ATGAAACTGGAGCTAGTCCTCGTGCCATCAACTAGTCACGGCCACCTCCCCCCGTTAGTGGAGTTTTCTAAGCTCCTTGTCGACGGCCATGACCATCTCTGCGTTACCGTCATCATCATCCCTCCCAGGCAAGAACTCCGTACCCCAAGCATTTCCTCCTACATCGCTTCTCTCTCCACTATGCCTAGAGACCGCCTACGGTTCATCGTCCTATCCGATGCGGATAGGTCAAACTCCCCTAACACCGAGCCGGATTTCCTTTCCTACTCGGAGAGCTATAAACCCGCGGTGAAAGCAACGGTAGCTAAACTTTATGACCAGGCCCGACCGGATTTGAGTAAGCTTGTTGGGTTTGTGGTGGACATGTTCTGCACGCAAATGATCGATGTTGCCAACGAGTTCGAGGTTCCAAGTTACTTGTTCTATCCTTCAAGTGCAGTGTTTCTTGGCTTGCAGATTCATATGCAATATCTTTGCGACGTTGAGAAGTACGACGTGGGAGAGTTGAAAGACTCGGACACTGAGTTGGAa gAAGTCCCGTTCCTGACCCGTTCTTTACCAGCGAAGTGCGTCCCATCCGTGATAGTAAACGATGAGTTACCTGTTGTTTTGAGCCACGCCAGAAGATTCCAAGAAACGAAGGGTATCTTGATAGATACGTTTTCTGAGCTGGAGCCTCAAGCTGTGAAGTTCATCTCCGGTGGAGATAGTCATCTTCCTACGGTGTATGCAGTGGGACCGGTTGGTCTTGACTCGGTGGACTATAAACAAACGGAGGTCCTACGGTGGCTTGATGACCAGCCGTACCGATCAGTTGTGTTCCTCTGCTTTGGAAGCATGGGAGGTTTCAATGAGGAACAAGCTAAAGAGATTGCCATCGCGCTTGAACGAACTGGCTACCGTTTCATCTGGTGTCTTCGCCGTGCTGCACCAACAGGACCTCCCAGAGAGTTTACGAATCTTGAAGAGATTCTTCCAGAGGGGTTCCTAGAAAGGACAGTGGAGATAGGTAAGGTTATAAGTTGGGCTCCACAGAGGGCTGTGCTGTCGAGTCCAGCCATTGGAGGGTTTGTGTCTCACTGCGGTTGGAACTCGATCCTGGAAAGTGTATGGTTCGGGGTTCCGGTTGCCACGTTGCCGCTTTATGCTGAGCAACAGCTGAACGCATTCGAGATGGTGGAGGAGATGGGGCTAGCGGTGGAGATTAGGAATCATTTTCAAGGAGAATATATGGCGGCGGCGGAGACAACAACGGAGTTGATAGCAGCGGAGGAGATAGAGAGGGGAATACGGTGCTTGATGAAGCAGGATAGCGACGTGAGAGATGGAGTGAAGAAGATGAGTGAGATGAGTCACATGGCAGTAATGGACGGTGGATCTTCCCACGCTGCTCTTGTAAAGTTTATTCAAGACGTCACTGACAAATGA
- the LOC108859318 gene encoding peroxisome biogenesis protein 22, producing MAESSSSSSPSPTEEIVRLIKRLSAYVTFKMSSLFSTSIPNLDSRSIGAIAGLAIAVIFTWRAIRRPPGEPRRRQPKRRTMQSAESSSSSAAAAQSDVSLPHEDNGVQDVVDHFFQPVKPTLGQIVRQKLSEGRKVTCRLLGVILEESSPEELQKQATVRSSVLEVLLEITKYSDLYLMERVLDDESEARVLQALETAGVFNSGGLVKDKVLFCSTEIGRTSFVRQIEPDWHIDTNPEISTQLARFIKYQLHVSALKPERTAPNVFTSQSIEQFFGCA from the exons ATGGCGGAatcgtcttcttcgtcttcgCCATCGCCTACCGAAGAGATTGTTCGATTAATCAAACGGTTAAGCGCTTACGTTACTTTCAAGATgtctagcctcttctctacATCTATTCCCAATCTG GATTCAAGATCTATTGGTGCTATAGCGGGGCTTGCGATAGCTGTGATATTCACATGGAGGGCTATAAGAAGACCACCAGGGGAGCCTCGAAGAAGGCAGCCAAAACGCAGGACGATGCAGTCAGCTGAATCCTCCTCCTCTAGTGCTGCTGCTGCTCAGTCAGATGTTTCTTTGCCTCATGAGGATAACGGAGTGCAAGATGTTGTTGATCACTTCTTTCAGCCTGTCAAA cctACACTGGGGCAGATTGTTAGGCAGAAGCTTAGTGAAGGAAGGAAG GTAACATGCCGTCTTCTTGGAGTCATTCTTGAGGAATCAAGTCCAGAAGAACTCCAA AAACAAGCAACAGTGAGGTCATCGGTTCTGGAAGTTCTCCTAGAGATTACAAAGTATTCTGATTTATATCTCATGGAAAGAGTTCTTGACGACGAAAGTGAA GCCAGAGTTCTACAGGCTTTAGAGACTGCAGGTGTTTTCAACTCTGGTGGTTTGGTCAAAGATAAG GTCCTGTTCTGTAGTACAGAGATCGGAAGAACATCCTTTGTTAGACAAATAGAACCTGACTGGCATATTGATACAAACCCAGAGATCAGCACACAACTAGCT CGGTTCATCAAATACCAGCTTCACGTGTCTGCATTGAAACCAGAGCGAACGGCTCCCAACGTGTTCACCTCGCAGTCTATAGAGCAGTTCTTTGGATGTGcttaa
- the LOC108860067 gene encoding UDP-glycosyltransferase 71B7-like, with translation MQFELVFIPYPGIGHLRSAVEMAKLLVNRDDRLSITVLLLPSLPGGEVVSTAYVASLSAACINRLRYEIISGENTDQPTRLDIHIENQKPKVRLAVSKLVDDYSKLPDSPRLAGFVVDLFCTLMMDVANEFNVPSYLFYTSSAGLLGLGFHVQTLCDENRYGVSENDYEDSEDVLHVPSLTRPYPVKCLPHGLACKDWLPILVNQARRYREMKGILVNTAAEIEPYTLRVLNCGDAPPSYPVGPLLDLTSKEDKKGSDILEWLDQQPPRSVVFLCFGSMGGFSEKQAREIAVALERSGHRFLWSLQRASPPGEFENLEEVLPEGFFDRTKQIGKVIGWAPQVAVLAKPAVGGFVTHCGWNSTLESLWFGVPTAAWPLYAEQKFNAFEMVDELGLAVEIRKYWRNDRSVELVTAEEIERAIKCLMKQDSYVRKRVKEVSEKCHAALMDGGSSQTALNNFIQKVFENISLQG, from the coding sequence ATGCAATTTGAGCTTGTCTTCATACCATATCCGGGGATCGGCCATCTCAGGTCAGCCGTAGAGATGGCTAAGCTACTGGTCAACCGAGACGACCGCCTCTCCATCACCGTACTGCTCCTTCCTTCCCTTCCCGGCGGAGAAGTCGTTTCTACCGCCTACGTAGCATCCCTTTCCGCTGCATGCATCAACCGTCTCCGCTATGAAATCATATCCGGCGAAAACACCGATCAACCTACGAGGCTCGACATCCACATCGAGAATCAGAAGCCAAAGGTGAGACTCGCCGTTTCAAAACTCGTCGACGACTACTCGAAGCTACCGGACTCGCCTCGTTTAGCCGGGTTCGTCGTCGACTTGTTCTGCACTTTGATGATGGATGTGGCTAACGAGTTTAACGTCCCGAGCTATCTGTTTTACACGTCCAGCGCAGGACTTCTCGGGCTAGGGTTTCACGTTCAGACACTGTGCGATGAGAATAGGTACGGTGTGAGTGAAAACGATTACGAAGACTCTGAAGACGTGTTGCATGTCCCGAGTTTGACTCGTCCTTATCCGGTGAAGTGCCTTCCTCACGGCCTCGCGTGCAAAGATTGGCTACCGATCTTGGTAAATCAAGCAAGAAGATACAGAGAGatgaagggtattttggtaaataCCGCTGCCGAGATTGAGCCTTATACGTTGCGAGTTCTCAACTGTGGTGATGCTCCTCCTAGTTATCCAGTGGGGCCGCTTTTAGACCTCACCTCCAAGGAAGACAAAAAAGGATCGGACATTTTAGAATGGCTCGACCAGCAACCACCTAGATCGGTAGTGTTCCTCTGTTTCGGGAGCATGGGTGGCTTCAGTGAGAAGCAAGCAAGAGAGATCGCCGTGGCGCTCGAGAGAAGTGGGCATCGTTTCCTCTGGTCTCTCCAACGAGCATCTCCACCCGGAGAGTTCGAAAATCTGGAGGAAGTTCTCCCGGAAGGATTCTTTGATCGGACAAAGCAGATAGGTAAAGTGATCGGTTGGGCCCCACAGGTTGCCGTGCTTGCTAAACCGGCGGTTGGAGGTTTTGTCACTCACTGTGGGTGGAACTCTACGCTGGAGAGTCTATGGTTCGGCGTTCCGACCGCAGCGTGGCCGTTGTACGCTGAGCAGAAGTTCAACGCTTTTGAGATGGTGGACGAACTTGGACTAGCCGTGGAGATAAGGAAGTATTGGCGCAACGATCGTTCCGTGGAGTTAGTGACGGCGGAAGAGATAGAGAGAGCAATCAAGTGTTTGATGAAGCAGGATAGCTATGTGAGGAAGAGAGTGAAGGAGGTGAGTGAGAAATGCCATGCTGCCCTAATGGATGGTGGGTCATCTCAAACTGCCTTGAACAACTTCATTCAAAAAGTGTTTGAGAATATCTCGTTACAAGGATAG